ACCTGGACGTGATCCGCGAGGCCCCGGCCCGGTTCGTGCGCGCCGGTATCGGCGACGCGGTCTCCAACATCTCGGCGATCGCGGACTGGGAACTGGCGGTCCGCGTCAAGGGCGAGAAGATCGACGGCCTCGCCGCGGCCATGGCCCGCCAGGCCGGCGAGGCCGTGCTCAGGCACCCCGGCGGCATCGGGGACAACGACTTCCTCCAGGTGCTCGCCGAGGCGCTGGTGCTCAGCGGTATCGCCATGTCGGTGTCGGGCGACTCCCGCCCGTCGTCCGGGGCGTGCCACGAGATCAACCACGCCTTCGACCTGCTTTACCCGCGTCGCGCCGCCGCCCACGGCGAGCAGTGCGGCCTTGGCGCCGCCTTCGCGATGTGGTTGCGCGGAGCCCACGAGGAGTCGGTCCACATGGCCGAGGTGCTGCGCCGGCACGGACTGCCGGTGCTGCCGGAGGAGATCGGCTTCACGACCGAGGAGTTCATCAAGGTCGTGGAGTTCGCCCCTCGGACCCGGCCCGGCCGCTACACGATCCTCGAACACCTCGACCTCACCACCGACCAGATCAAGGACACCTACGCCGACTATGTCAAGGCCATCGGTAGCTGAACTCCGCCCGGTCGTGCACCCCGCCGGGGTCAAGGACCGGCGCAGCGGTGAGCACTGGGCGGGACGCCTCTACATGCGCGAGGTGTCCCTGCGGATCACGCGTTCCCTGGTGAACACCAAGGTCACGCCCAACCAGCTCACGTACCTGATGACCCTCTGCGGCGTGCTCGCGGCCCCCGCCCTGCTGGTGCCGGGGATCTCGGGCGCCTTGCTCGGCGTGCTGATGGTCCAGCTCTATCTGCTGCTCGACTGCGTCGACGGCGAAGTGGCGCGCTGGAAGCAGCAGTTCTCGCTCGGCGGGGTCTACCTGGACCGGGTCGGTGCCTATCTGTGCGATGCCGCGGTGCTCGTCGGCTTCGGCCTGCGCG
This genomic window from Streptomyces sp. DG2A-72 contains:
- a CDS encoding iron-containing alcohol dehydrogenase family protein codes for the protein MPLLTRLIPSPVVVDIRPGALDDLGDVLADERISHSGKLAVAVSGGSGAKLRERIAPSLPGATWYEVGGGTLDDAIRLAAEMKAGHYDAVVGLGGGKIIDCAKFAAARVGLPLVAVPTNLAHDGLCSPVATLDNDAGRGSYGVPNPIAVVIDLDVIREAPARFVRAGIGDAVSNISAIADWELAVRVKGEKIDGLAAAMARQAGEAVLRHPGGIGDNDFLQVLAEALVLSGIAMSVSGDSRPSSGACHEINHAFDLLYPRRAAAHGEQCGLGAAFAMWLRGAHEESVHMAEVLRRHGLPVLPEEIGFTTEEFIKVVEFAPRTRPGRYTILEHLDLTTDQIKDTYADYVKAIGS
- a CDS encoding CDP-alcohol phosphatidyltransferase family protein encodes the protein MSRPSVAELRPVVHPAGVKDRRSGEHWAGRLYMREVSLRITRSLVNTKVTPNQLTYLMTLCGVLAAPALLVPGISGALLGVLMVQLYLLLDCVDGEVARWKQQFSLGGVYLDRVGAYLCDAAVLVGFGLRAADLWGSGRIDWLWAFLGTLAALGAILIKAETDLVGVARHQGGLPPVKEAASEPRSSGMALARRAAAALKFHRLVLGIEASLLILVLAVLDAMRGDLFFSRLGVAVLAGIALVQTLLHLVSILVSSRLR